The genomic interval CGCGCAACGGTTCAGCGAGAGAACTCGCGGCCGAAGCCGACGTGCTGCTGTCGGCCCCATGATCTGCCAACTCATTCGATTGGTCGATCGCTACATCGACACGCGACGATCGAGCACTGTAACGACAGAACGGTGCGGTTCAGCGGGGCCGCGCGAACGACTCACCACTTCGAAAACGTCAACTCGCGGCCTCCGTTGCAACCGATGGTTCCCCGCGGTTTTGGAAGTACGGGTGCGAATCAGCTATTGTACACTTGGTATGAGGGCGATGAAATGAGCGACGACGATCATAGCTTCAACAGCGAGAAGAATCATGCGTCCAGGTGCCGGGGCAGTCGATCGGGCAAGGCCAACCAGCAGTGCAACCGGGCAGACGAAGAACCCCAGTGTTCCAAATAGTAGACCGAGTTCGATGAATGGAATGTATTGTTTCGGCCAAATGATGGACCGAATGTCATGCGTCATCCCGAGTCCAGTGAGCGCAACGGCGACAAGGTGCAAGTAGATTGCAGGTCGGACGATTCGCGAGATGCGGCGTTGAGATATATCCGGCGCGACATGCGCGGTAGTGCTCTCAGCGGCTTCGTACGGATTGAGCGTCAATTCGCGTTATAGTTTCAGTCGGGGAACGGCGGCGTTGACCGAGCGACGCCATTGTGGTGTCCATGTTCATCCGGCCGATGCGTCGCTTCGGTCCAACGCATGGTTCTGTCGTCTTCCCAGGCGGCACTGTACCGCTCGGATGCGACCATTGGATTGTATCGCATGCTCGGACCGCACTGCAATTCGAGCCCTGGTTTCGCTCCTGATTTCGTCCCGCCGACGGTGTGGCCGAAGTCGAATGCCGAGGCCGGACCGTCACACGCGATCCAATGGCAACGAATGTTTCGAGCACTTGGTCGTCCGCGCACCGTTTCACGCGCACCATTTCACGCGCAACTGATTGGCGAGAGGACGCTTCACCGAAGTCATCCTACTGTTGTCGGCCCCAAGATCATCCAACTCTTTCGAGGCGTAGATCTCAACATTGCGACGCGACGATCGAGCGCTACGACGACAGAACTACTAAGCTAAACCCTACTCACCCAGTGATATATTTGGATTTCGGGTAATATCGACTACTCAAGTAGCGGATAATACCTGAGAACGCTCGTCTCGTCAAGTTGCGTGATATGCAGTAAGATCACCCTGCTCGCGGCATGTCTTCGGTTCGGCTGCCGCACCGAATTGGGGGACTTGCGTCCAGTTTCCTTCTCTCGTTTCGCTCCATCTAAATTTATAGGGTCAGCATGACGGTTCTTCAATTTGAAAAAGAGGTTTTGCTTTCAGCACAATTTGGGGAAAATGACAAGACTTGGTTTCCCAGGTGGGTGAGGCGATATTCGTTGACTTTGCGAAAAGGGCTTGATGGTGAGTTGGCGGTCAATCGGGGCTCCGTGATCCGCTTTTCCAAAGCTTTGCTTGCCAGCGGTGCCCCGGCATGGCAGCGTTGGCAAGCGGTCCGGGCACTTGAGTGCTATCGGGATCTGGTATTGAAGCGATCTGAGCCTGACCTGTCAGACATCGTGGCGACACTGGCACGGCTGGGAAAGCGAGAGAGAAATATCGAATTGGACGCACCACCAACCGCCGAGGAACTTGCTCGATTGCGGGGGAACGTCAATCGCTCTGAGCCGCTCTTGATCCAAACCATGCGGGGTGAAATGCGAGTCCTGCACTATGCAATGGCGACGGAGAGGGCCTACGTGCGTTGGGTCAAGCGATTCATGACGCACGTCGGTTCGGAGAAGTTGGAGCAGTTCAATGAACTCGACATTGCCACCTTCCTAACAGCCCTGGCAACACGCGATCAAGTGTCCGCGAGCACTCAAACGCAAGCGCAGTCGGGGATTCTGTTTCTGTATCAGTGCATTTTGGGAAAACGTTTGGGGTTCATTGACGCGGTAAGAGTGAAGCGTCCGGAGACGTTGCCGGTTTGGTTCAGCCGCGAAGAAATCGGAAAGCTGTTGGATCAATTGACCGGCATGCACCGTTTGATGTTCTTGTTGATGTACGGGTCGGGACTTCGGCACAAGGAGTGCCGTCGGCTGCGGATCAAGGACATTTGCTTTGACGCCAAGCACATCGTGGTGCGTGATGGTAAAGGGGAGAAGGATCGAGTGACGTTTTTGCCGGAGCAGGCGATTGCGGAATTGAAGCGTCAGATTGAAACAGCGGAGCGTATGCATCACAGGGACGTTGCCGACGGATTTGAACAGGTGTACTTGCCGTACGCATTGGGTCGCAAGTATCCCAATGCGTGCAAGGAACTGGGTTGGAAATGGGTCTTTCCTTCTCGTCAGCGCAGTCGAGACAAACGCAGTGGTCAGGTTTGGCGGCACCATATCAGCGAGGAGCAGTTTGCCAATGCTCTGAAAGCGGCTCAGAAAGCGGCCGGGATCACAAAGAACGGGGTGCCGCACTCACTTCGTCACAGTTTCGCGACGCATCTGGTCGAGGACGGGACGGATTTGGCCACGGTGCAAAAGCTGATGGGGCACAAAGACATTGAAACGACGATGAAGTATGTGCATGTCGACGTGGGATTTGACGGCCGCTTGCAAAGTCCGATCGATCGGTTGATGCAAGAGGGAGGTTGCCTTGGTGGTGGCAACGCAATCCGTTTAGCGTCGTTGTGATGTCAGACGTAGAGTCGACGTGCTGGATGATGCGAGGTTTCTGAGAATTGGTTTGAGAACGGGACGCTCTCGAGAACGTGGCGGCTGATTTGGGCAGGCGTAAGAACCGGACGCTATCGAGAACGTCCCGCTTAGAACGCGGAGGAAACAAAGCATTTTGCGAGATAGTGGCATTGAATCCCAAACAGCTCAACCTATGGAAGCGGATGACGCTATCAAACGCCGTGAGCCGTGACGCGTGAGCGGCCGGGTCTTATACGTATTAAG from Stieleria varia carries:
- a CDS encoding integron integrase, translating into MTVLQFEKEVLLSAQFGENDKTWFPRWVRRYSLTLRKGLDGELAVNRGSVIRFSKALLASGAPAWQRWQAVRALECYRDLVLKRSEPDLSDIVATLARLGKRERNIELDAPPTAEELARLRGNVNRSEPLLIQTMRGEMRVLHYAMATERAYVRWVKRFMTHVGSEKLEQFNELDIATFLTALATRDQVSASTQTQAQSGILFLYQCILGKRLGFIDAVRVKRPETLPVWFSREEIGKLLDQLTGMHRLMFLLMYGSGLRHKECRRLRIKDICFDAKHIVVRDGKGEKDRVTFLPEQAIAELKRQIETAERMHHRDVADGFEQVYLPYALGRKYPNACKELGWKWVFPSRQRSRDKRSGQVWRHHISEEQFANALKAAQKAAGITKNGVPHSLRHSFATHLVEDGTDLATVQKLMGHKDIETTMKYVHVDVGFDGRLQSPIDRLMQEGGCLGGGNAIRLASL